The DNA segment CCCATATCGCTGGCTCCTGTCAGCATATGAACAGTTCCGTCCTCATTCATCTTCAAGATGACGCCGTTCGTGTCGGGCATAATGCCAAAGAGGCCATTGCCATGGACGGCCACAGCCATACCAATTCCCCGGCGCACGGTTTCCTGGTTGTTCCTTTTATCCGTTTCCTGTTTTTCCCATCTTGCATTCCAATCAAAGGCTTCCGCTCCCATAGTCACACAGTCGATGGGGCGCGCTTCCCCGTGGGGTTGCCCATCCCTCGGATCCACTGACGACAGGGTGACCAGGTTCTTGAGTTGCAGATCGATCATCGAAATGCCAAGCTTTCTGGCTATGGTATTCATCTGACGTTGCTGCGCGAAACAACGCTGTGGCGACCCGTATCCCCTCATGGCACCGCCAACCGGACTGTTTGTGTAAACGGGGAGCCCGCGGAAACGGATATGGGGTGTACGGTAATTTTTAAAAACTTTTCCGCCAAGTGCCCATACCACACTCATTGCTCCGGCGGCATAGGCGCCTGCGTTGGAAATCAGGTCAAGTTCATGGCCTACGATCGTCCCATCCTTGTTCAATCCGGTAGTGGTTGTCAAATACATTTCGTGCCTGGTCCGGGTCGAGGGAATCATTTCGCTCCGCTTGAACACGAGTCTGACAGGTCTGCCGGTAGCGATCGCCAGCGCCATGACAACAGGCTCAAGTACAGCGTCGATTTTTCCTCCAAAACCACCGCCCATGGCAGGACTGACTACCCGGACACGGCTCATGGGAAGATTGAAGATACGGCAAAGATTTTTGCGAACTCCGAACACATCCTGGGTTGGCGTGTATACGGTTACCTTGCCCCTGGCATCCGGTACTGCCAATGCAGCATGAGGTTCGATGGCTCCGTGATGGATCGGCGGCACGTGATAGGTATTTGTGAATACATAGTCAGCTTCAGCAAAGGCTTTGTCGGGGTCTCCGGTCTGCATTGTGACTTCCTGCAGCAGATTGCCGTCAGGGTGAATGGCGACAGCTTCCGGTTCAGAAGCCTGGCGAGGGTCCGTGTAGAATGGCAAATCCTTATAGGTGACCTTGATCAAACGGACCGCCTGCTCGGCAATCTTCTCCGAATCGGCCGCCACGGCTGCCACGCGATCCCCGACAAAACGGACCTTGTCATCGAAAATCCGCTGATCGTGGAATATTTTGATATCCTCACCACATGGATTGAACCGCACCGCCGGCGTATTTTTATGTGTCACAACGGCACGCACGCCCGGTAGCTTTTCAGCCTCCGACGTATCAATATCAACGATACGCGCATGAGGTTTGGGGCTGAACAGAACTTTCGCATGAAGCATACGGGCAACCGTCATGTCACCCACGTATTGCAATTCGCCCTTGACCTTGAGCACCGCATCACGAATCGGGAATGATTGTCCGATTTTGCTCTCGTCACTGGGAGTATAAGTTGTTACTTGAGAAGAATGTTCACTATCCATGTTTTTTTGCTCCCTTTCGCTCAGATGAGTATAACAAAGGCCCGTGAAAGGTCGCAAGCAACTCCATATCGTGATAACACCAATTTGATGTTCCGACGTCCTGCCGCTTCAACAGATGGCAACAATGCCGTCAGGAGAGGTTTACTATGAATTAAGCCAACTCTTTGCGTTTGATTTAGAGCGCTGATCACAGCATCTTTTATCCCCGAATTTCGAGGACGTCTGACACAGGACACTTAGATCAGAAAACGAACCGGGGAAGTGGGTTACTTTCCTGACGGCGAGTCAACGCCACGCGAACCGCTACCAACCCCGGCGACGCAGGGTGTTCCCTTCCGGCTCCAAGGATA comes from the Candidatus Hydrogenedentota bacterium genome and includes:
- a CDS encoding molybdopterin-dependent oxidoreductase → MDSEHSSQVTTYTPSDESKIGQSFPIRDAVLKVKGELQYVGDMTVARMLHAKVLFSPKPHARIVDIDTSEAEKLPGVRAVVTHKNTPAVRFNPCGEDIKIFHDQRIFDDKVRFVGDRVAAVAADSEKIAEQAVRLIKVTYKDLPFYTDPRQASEPEAVAIHPDGNLLQEVTMQTGDPDKAFAEADYVFTNTYHVPPIHHGAIEPHAALAVPDARGKVTVYTPTQDVFGVRKNLCRIFNLPMSRVRVVSPAMGGGFGGKIDAVLEPVVMALAIATGRPVRLVFKRSEMIPSTRTRHEMYLTTTTGLNKDGTIVGHELDLISNAGAYAAGAMSVVWALGGKVFKNYRTPHIRFRGLPVYTNSPVGGAMRGYGSPQRCFAQQRQMNTIARKLGISMIDLQLKNLVTLSSVDPRDGQPHGEARPIDCVTMGAEAFDWNARWEKQETDKRNNQETVRRGIGMAVAVHGNGLFGIMPDTNGVILKMNEDGTVHMLTGASDMGNGVVSVQAQFVAEILGLSLDEIEAIQADTDVTLWDLGDYSSRGTYVCGQAAIKAAEAVREEVLLYASEMLELDAQQLILKESAVVSREDDGKRVTLAQVAQYAHDHHETDICHAKTFASNALALSYAAHFCEVEVNTRTGHCRVTDYLAVHDLGRTINPMGMEGQIEGAIQMGLGYALSETLDVDPQTGRSRNSTLRKYHMPTATQMPPIRILTVGHPEESGPFGAKSVGECSTVPVAPAIANAISNALDCEFDELPIHPETILKIIDG